The following proteins come from a genomic window of Brevibacillus antibioticus:
- a CDS encoding helix-turn-helix domain-containing protein, with the protein MDHNFLSDKQISEIEERYKSLQQLMMMDVDALIKEVRAYRELLKNTEKEKLKSMGTARLDQLRLDQLRVDEEMLKDYHDVLTPKDIQKILGISVNHAYELVNSGQFHVVRIGRLFRISKTVFLRWLKGQ; encoded by the coding sequence ATGGATCACAACTTCCTATCAGACAAACAGATTTCAGAGATCGAGGAAAGGTACAAGAGTCTGCAGCAGCTCATGATGATGGATGTAGATGCGCTGATTAAAGAGGTACGTGCATATCGGGAGCTACTGAAGAATACGGAGAAAGAAAAGCTTAAATCAATGGGGACAGCACGATTGGATCAACTACGATTGGATCAACTACGAGTGGATGAAGAGATGCTGAAGGATTATCATGATGTTCTAACTCCTAAGGATATTCAAAAGATACTTGGGATTAGCGTCAATCACGCTTACGAATTAGTAAACTCTGGTCAATTTCATGTGGTTCGGATTGGACGATTATTCAGAATATCAAAAACGGTTTTTCTCCGCTGGTTAAAGGGACAATGA
- a CDS encoding lipase/acyltransferase domain-containing protein, which yields MIPLKRIVFIPGIMGSSLFEGNIERWFRVKNKHLERLVMVKGKSKNPITPGLPIEYGVNMVGTLFSKNIIYAPIIDMLKNLEGSTVSAHLFGYDWRLNLWDVCPELHDFISLFDPNDEIIIIAHSMGGLLTHTYCQWASGRGVLPRIKQVITLGTPWKGSPDAFSCLMYGMDEGFFFPDKEVIRDIGRTFPSLYQLLPSRDYCLNGSFVSVGGRELTWKDYMDYIKTLQGCDVFDFDLINLNLHNSLKKPWPIGVEHHNIIGYNHGSVGTLTIIGPGEDLMTPTDGDGTVPILAAKPYNEDTSNIVYAHASHQGLTHHRAVLEWIQKLIGTGKASHVDGILGRYTPREDWVVQRIACPVEVFVEGEEETLNSSSQEITRHTIGEVTYLIHNDPHPKDIKVLVEPFDTGRTEIETLQFIQSKVELVNKFPSIKADPTQSTLVELTFNDKHPVTSVKVIDQMHKSHVIQGIDVVPDGTKALPETSMRIEAIGKHHQAHYDERGVVLSFKNKSKNEKAPKILETLIKVNDSELISHINQSTVLSIENGFLQYGRNVIEYYSKDIFNNIEKPKKRYIFVEPMTQEFITTLELHPDYGIKLSLSSKYVGIKYDFEYHFSNEDEIFTYRGPIKVPSGCKQVFIRAKNDFVNDSAWSSVDLELNELMEAVWDEAGYNEGIAGILSRLPQPESNALKVLIGKVEKGKNDEIPKLGKAVEVHYPKVTYIITLMPNLEVYLDYHTQIIRRDQDSTTLSFIIYDSDDNVVKDLKPSVKYTLLPAINPLNEVFYPAVTSNKKGVYSFTVPIKDISNEVNKIKFDFRDVHYRKKPLKSHVFRLQ from the coding sequence ATGATTCCACTGAAGAGAATAGTGTTTATACCTGGAATTATGGGTTCTTCATTATTTGAAGGTAATATCGAGCGCTGGTTTAGAGTTAAAAATAAACACTTAGAGCGCTTGGTTATGGTAAAAGGTAAATCTAAAAATCCTATAACTCCTGGTTTGCCTATAGAATACGGTGTGAACATGGTTGGGACGTTGTTTAGCAAAAATATTATTTATGCTCCAATTATTGATATGTTGAAAAATTTAGAAGGAAGTACTGTTAGCGCACACTTATTTGGGTATGATTGGAGATTAAATCTCTGGGATGTATGTCCAGAGCTACATGATTTTATTTCCCTATTTGACCCAAATGACGAAATAATTATTATTGCTCATAGTATGGGGGGATTGTTAACGCACACTTATTGTCAATGGGCAAGTGGAAGAGGAGTACTTCCAAGAATCAAGCAGGTTATAACTCTTGGAACACCCTGGAAAGGGTCACCTGACGCGTTTTCTTGCTTGATGTATGGAATGGATGAAGGTTTCTTTTTCCCTGATAAGGAAGTGATAAGAGACATCGGAAGAACTTTCCCGTCCTTGTACCAATTGTTACCTTCAAGAGATTATTGCTTAAATGGTTCTTTTGTAAGTGTTGGTGGACGCGAATTAACATGGAAAGATTATATGGATTATATAAAAACTCTACAGGGATGCGATGTATTTGATTTTGATCTCATAAACTTAAATTTGCACAATTCTCTAAAGAAACCGTGGCCGATTGGTGTCGAACATCATAATATCATTGGATATAATCATGGTTCTGTAGGGACACTTACAATTATTGGGCCTGGAGAAGATCTTATGACTCCAACGGATGGAGATGGCACAGTTCCAATCCTTGCCGCTAAGCCATATAATGAAGATACTAGTAACATTGTCTATGCCCACGCCAGCCATCAGGGACTAACTCATCATAGAGCGGTTTTAGAATGGATTCAGAAGTTAATTGGAACAGGAAAAGCTTCTCATGTTGATGGTATATTAGGGCGATATACCCCTAGAGAGGATTGGGTGGTGCAAAGGATTGCGTGCCCAGTAGAAGTTTTTGTTGAGGGAGAGGAAGAAACATTAAATAGTTCTTCTCAAGAAATTACTCGACATACCATAGGAGAAGTAACATATTTAATTCACAATGATCCGCATCCTAAGGATATAAAGGTATTGGTCGAACCATTCGATACCGGAAGAACTGAAATTGAAACATTACAATTTATCCAAAGTAAAGTGGAGTTAGTAAATAAGTTTCCTTCTATCAAGGCTGATCCGACACAATCAACGTTAGTTGAGTTGACATTTAATGACAAACATCCTGTTACAAGTGTAAAAGTTATTGATCAAATGCACAAATCGCATGTAATTCAAGGCATAGATGTTGTTCCAGATGGAACAAAAGCATTGCCAGAAACGTCAATGAGAATTGAGGCAATTGGTAAACACCATCAAGCCCACTATGACGAGAGAGGAGTAGTACTCTCTTTCAAGAACAAAAGTAAAAATGAAAAGGCTCCGAAAATCTTAGAAACGTTGATTAAAGTGAATGACAGTGAATTAATTAGCCACATTAATCAATCAACGGTACTAAGTATAGAGAATGGTTTTCTACAGTATGGGAGAAATGTTATTGAGTATTACTCAAAAGACATTTTCAATAATATTGAAAAACCAAAGAAAAGATACATCTTTGTGGAGCCAATGACCCAAGAGTTTATTACTACTTTAGAGCTTCATCCGGATTATGGAATAAAGCTCAGCTTATCTTCAAAGTATGTCGGTATTAAGTATGATTTTGAGTACCACTTTAGTAATGAAGATGAAATTTTTACGTATAGAGGTCCGATAAAGGTCCCTAGTGGTTGCAAACAAGTTTTTATTAGAGCAAAAAATGATTTTGTTAATGATAGCGCATGGTCATCTGTAGACTTGGAGCTAAACGAATTGATGGAAGCGGTCTGGGATGAAGCGGGTTATAACGAAGGTATCGCAGGAATATTATCAAGGTTACCTCAACCTGAGAGTAATGCGCTAAAAGTACTAATTGGAAAAGTTGAAAAAGGAAAAAATGACGAAATTCCAAAGTTAGGTAAAGCAGTTGAAGTTCATTATCCCAAAGTCACTTATATAATCACACTAATGCCTAATCTTGAAGTATATTTGGATTATCATACACAAATCATACGAAGAGACCAAGATTCAACAACTTTGAGTTTTATTATTTACGATAGTGATGATAACGTGGTGAAGGATTTAAAACCTTCTGTCAAATATACTCTTCTCCCAGCAATAAACCCTCTAAACGAGGTTTTCTATCCTGCCGTTACTAGCAATAAAAAGGGCGTTTATTCTTTTACAGTTCCAATTAAAGATATTTCTAATGAAGTGAATAAAATCAAATTCGATTTTAGAGATGTACATTATAGAAAAAAACCCCTTAAATCACACGTATTTAGATTACAGTAG
- a CDS encoding ORF6C domain-containing protein, whose protein sequence is MDVFDQAVQVLGGKDGQAYQDSSLRGKVFSSIWRDFKGYFSVDSYRNTRVLDLERRRNTSMIGDHRENSFEKLKMSIDSWRFRRGGRYHEMCIL, encoded by the coding sequence ATGGATGTATTTGATCAAGCAGTACAGGTCCTTGGCGGCAAAGATGGACAAGCTTACCAAGACAGTAGCTTGCGAGGAAAAGTATTTTCGTCAATTTGGCGGGATTTCAAGGGATACTTCAGCGTTGACTCATATCGAAATACTCGAGTGCTTGATCTGGAAAGGCGAAGGAATACATCAATGATTGGCGACCACAGGGAAAACTCCTTCGAGAAATTGAAGATGTCAATAGACAGTTGGCGTTTTCGTAGGGGAGGAAGATACCATGAAATGTGCATT